The Homo sapiens chromosome 5, GRCh38.p14 Primary Assembly genome includes a window with the following:
- the PCYOX1L gene encoding prenylcysteine oxidase 1-like isoform 2 (isoform 2 is encoded by transcript variant 2), which produces MPRRAKSVREGRAVVGAGIGGSAVAHFLQQHFGPRVQIDVYEKGTVGGRLATISVNKQHYESGAASFHSLSLHMQDFVKLLGLRHRREVVGRSAIFGGEHFMLEETDWYLLNLFRLWWHYGISFLRLQMWVEEVMEKFMRIYKYQAHGYAFSGVEELLYSLGESTFVNMTQHSVAESLLQVGVTQRFIDDVVSAVLRASYGQSAAMPAFAGAMSLAGAQGSLWSVEGGNKLVCSGLLKLTKANVIHATVTSVTLHSTEGKALYQVAYENEVGNSSDFYDIVVIATPLHLDNSSSNLTFAGFHPPIDDVQGSFQPTVVSLVHGYLNSSYFGFPDPKLFPFANILTTDFPSFFCTLDNICPVNISASFRRKQPQEAAVWRVQSPKPLFRTQLKTLFRSYYSVQTAEWQAHPLYGSRPTLPRFALHDQLFYLNALEWAASSVEVMAVAAKNVALLAYNRWYQDLDKIDQKDLMHKVKTEL; this is translated from the exons ATGCCCCGCCGGGCAAAATCGGTGCGGGAAGGACGCG CGGTGGTTGGGGCTGGGATTGGGGGCTCTGCTGTGGCCCATTTTCTCCAGCAGCACTTTGGACCTCGGGTGCAGATCGACGTGTACGAGAAGGGAACCGTGGGTGGCCGCTTGGCCACCATCTCAGTCAACAAGCAGCACTATGAGAGCGGGGCTGCCTCCTTCCACTCCCTGAGCCTGCACATGCAGGACTTCGTCAAGCTGCTGG GGCTGAGGCACCGGCGCGAGGTGGTGGGCAGGAGCGCCATCTTCGGCGGGGAGCACTTCATGCTGGAGGAGACTGACTGGTACCTGCTGAACCTCTTCCGCCTCTGGTGGCACTATGGCATCAGCTTCCTGAGGCTGCAGATGTGGGTGGAGGAGGTCATGGAGAAGTTCATGAG GATCTATAAGTACCAGGCCCACGGCTATGCCTTCTCGGGTGTGGAGGAGCTGCTCTACTCACTGGGGGAGTCCACCTTTGTTAACATGACCCAGCACTCTGTGGCTGAGTCCCTGCTGCAGGTGGGCGTCACGCAGCGCTTTATTGATGATGTCGTTTCTGCTGTCCTGCGGGCCAGCTATGGCCAGTCAGCAGCGATGCCCGCCTTTGCAG GAGCCATGTCACTAGCCGGGGCCCAAGGCAGCCTGTGGTCTGTGGAAGGAGGCAATAAGCTGGTTTGTTCCGGTTTGCTGAAGCTCACCAAGGCCAATGTGATCCATGCCACAGTGACCTCTGTGACCCTGCACAGCACAG AGGGGAAAGCCCTGTACCAGGTGGCGTATGAGAATGAGGTAGGCAACAGCTCTGACTTCTATGACATCGTGGTCATCGCCACCCCCCTGCACCTggacaacagcagcagcaacttAACCTTTGCAGGCTTCCACCCGCCCATTGATGACGTGCAGGGCTCTTTCCAGCCCACCGTCGTCTCCTTGGTCCACGGCTACCTCAACTCGTCCTACTTCGGTTTCCCAGACCCTAAGCTTTTCCCCTTTGCCAACATCCTTACCACAGATTTCCCCAGCTTCTTCTGCACTCTGGACAACATCTGCCCTGTCAACATCTCTGCCAGCTTCCGGCGAAAGCAGCCCCAGGAGGCAGCTGTTTGGCGAGTCCAGTCCCCCAAGCCCCTCTTTCGGACCCAGCTAAAGACCCTGTTCCGTTCCTATTACTCAGTGCAGACAGCTGAGTGGCAGGCCCATCCCCTCTATGGCTCCCGCCCCACGCTCCCGAGGTTTGCACTCCATGACCAGCTCTTCTACCTCAATGCCCTGGAGTGGGCGGCCAGCTCCGTGGAGGTGATGGCCGTGGCTGCCAAGAATGTGGCCTTGCTGGCTTACAACCGCTGGTACCAGGACCTAGACAAGATTGATCAAAAAGATTTGATGCACAAGGTCAAGACTGAACTGTGA
- the GRPEL2 gene encoding grpE protein homolog 2, mitochondrial precursor — protein MAVRSLWAGRLRVQRLLAWSAAWESKGWPLPFSTATQRTAGEDCRSEDPPDELGPPLAERALRVKAVKLEKEVQDLTVRYQRAIADCENIRRRTQRCVEDAKIFGIQSFCKDLVEVADILEKTTECISEESEPEDQKLTLEKVFRGLLLLEAKLKSVFAKHGLEKLTPIGDKYDPHEHELICHVPAGVGVQPGTVALVRQDGYKLHGRTIRLARVEVAVESQRRL, from the exons ATGGCCGTACGGTCGCTGTGGGCGGGCCGGCTGCGGGTGCAGCGCCTACTGGCCTGGAGTGCCGCGTGGGAGAGCAA GGGATGGCCGCTTCCATTCAGCACTGCCACCCAGAGAACTGCTGGTGAGGACTGCCGTTCTGAGGACCCTCCTGATGAGCTTGGGCCCCCTCTTGCTGAACGAGCCTTAAGGGTAAAAGCTGTTAAACTGGAGAAAGAAGTCCAAGATTTAACA GTGAGATACCAGAGAGCTATAGCTGATTGTGAAAACATAAGGAGGCGAACCCAGAGATGTGTGGAAGACGCCAAGATATTTG GAATCCAGAGTTTCTGTAAGGACTTGGTGGAGGTGGCTGACATTTTGGAGAAGACTACAGAGTGCATTTCTGAAGAATCGGAGCCTGAGGACCAAAAGCTCACTCTGGAGAAGGTCTTCCGAGGGTTGTTGCTTTTAGAAGCAAAGCTGAAAAGTGTGTTTGCCAAGCATGGCCTGGAGAAACTGACACCCATTGGTGACAAATATGACCCCCATGAGCATGAACTCATCTGTCATGTGCCAGCTGGTGTTGGGGTGCAGCCTGGCACCGTGGCATTAGTAAGACAAGATGGCTACAAACTTCATGGCCGCACCATTAGGCTTGCCCGAGTGGAAGTGGCAGTGGAGTCTCAGAGAAGACTGTGA
- the PCYOX1L gene encoding prenylcysteine oxidase 1-like isoform 1 precursor (isoform 1 precursor is encoded by transcript variant 1) codes for MARAAPLLAALTALLAAAAAGGDAPPGKIAVVGAGIGGSAVAHFLQQHFGPRVQIDVYEKGTVGGRLATISVNKQHYESGAASFHSLSLHMQDFVKLLGLRHRREVVGRSAIFGGEHFMLEETDWYLLNLFRLWWHYGISFLRLQMWVEEVMEKFMRIYKYQAHGYAFSGVEELLYSLGESTFVNMTQHSVAESLLQVGVTQRFIDDVVSAVLRASYGQSAAMPAFAGAMSLAGAQGSLWSVEGGNKLVCSGLLKLTKANVIHATVTSVTLHSTEGKALYQVAYENEVGNSSDFYDIVVIATPLHLDNSSSNLTFAGFHPPIDDVQGSFQPTVVSLVHGYLNSSYFGFPDPKLFPFANILTTDFPSFFCTLDNICPVNISASFRRKQPQEAAVWRVQSPKPLFRTQLKTLFRSYYSVQTAEWQAHPLYGSRPTLPRFALHDQLFYLNALEWAASSVEVMAVAAKNVALLAYNRWYQDLDKIDQKDLMHKVKTEL; via the exons ATGGCCCGCGCAGCCCCGCTGCTCGCCGCGTTGACCGCGCTCctcgccgccgccgctgctggcGGAGATGCCCCGCCGGGCAAAATCG CGGTGGTTGGGGCTGGGATTGGGGGCTCTGCTGTGGCCCATTTTCTCCAGCAGCACTTTGGACCTCGGGTGCAGATCGACGTGTACGAGAAGGGAACCGTGGGTGGCCGCTTGGCCACCATCTCAGTCAACAAGCAGCACTATGAGAGCGGGGCTGCCTCCTTCCACTCCCTGAGCCTGCACATGCAGGACTTCGTCAAGCTGCTGG GGCTGAGGCACCGGCGCGAGGTGGTGGGCAGGAGCGCCATCTTCGGCGGGGAGCACTTCATGCTGGAGGAGACTGACTGGTACCTGCTGAACCTCTTCCGCCTCTGGTGGCACTATGGCATCAGCTTCCTGAGGCTGCAGATGTGGGTGGAGGAGGTCATGGAGAAGTTCATGAG GATCTATAAGTACCAGGCCCACGGCTATGCCTTCTCGGGTGTGGAGGAGCTGCTCTACTCACTGGGGGAGTCCACCTTTGTTAACATGACCCAGCACTCTGTGGCTGAGTCCCTGCTGCAGGTGGGCGTCACGCAGCGCTTTATTGATGATGTCGTTTCTGCTGTCCTGCGGGCCAGCTATGGCCAGTCAGCAGCGATGCCCGCCTTTGCAG GAGCCATGTCACTAGCCGGGGCCCAAGGCAGCCTGTGGTCTGTGGAAGGAGGCAATAAGCTGGTTTGTTCCGGTTTGCTGAAGCTCACCAAGGCCAATGTGATCCATGCCACAGTGACCTCTGTGACCCTGCACAGCACAG AGGGGAAAGCCCTGTACCAGGTGGCGTATGAGAATGAGGTAGGCAACAGCTCTGACTTCTATGACATCGTGGTCATCGCCACCCCCCTGCACCTggacaacagcagcagcaacttAACCTTTGCAGGCTTCCACCCGCCCATTGATGACGTGCAGGGCTCTTTCCAGCCCACCGTCGTCTCCTTGGTCCACGGCTACCTCAACTCGTCCTACTTCGGTTTCCCAGACCCTAAGCTTTTCCCCTTTGCCAACATCCTTACCACAGATTTCCCCAGCTTCTTCTGCACTCTGGACAACATCTGCCCTGTCAACATCTCTGCCAGCTTCCGGCGAAAGCAGCCCCAGGAGGCAGCTGTTTGGCGAGTCCAGTCCCCCAAGCCCCTCTTTCGGACCCAGCTAAAGACCCTGTTCCGTTCCTATTACTCAGTGCAGACAGCTGAGTGGCAGGCCCATCCCCTCTATGGCTCCCGCCCCACGCTCCCGAGGTTTGCACTCCATGACCAGCTCTTCTACCTCAATGCCCTGGAGTGGGCGGCCAGCTCCGTGGAGGTGATGGCCGTGGCTGCCAAGAATGTGGCCTTGCTGGCTTACAACCGCTGGTACCAGGACCTAGACAAGATTGATCAAAAAGATTTGATGCACAAGGTCAAGACTGAACTGTGA
- the PCYOX1L gene encoding prenylcysteine oxidase 1-like isoform 3 (isoform 3 is encoded by transcript variant 3) encodes MPRRAKSVREGRAVVGAGIGGSAVAHFLQQHFGPRVQIDVYEKGTVGGRLATISVNKQHYESGAASFHSLSLHMQDFVKLLGLRHRREVVGRSAIFGGEHFMLEETDWYLLNLFRLWWHYGISFLRLQMWVEEVMEKFMSYGQSAAMPAFAGAMSLAGAQGSLWSVEGGNKLVCSGLLKLTKANVIHATVTSVTLHSTEGKALYQVAYENEVGNSSDFYDIVVIATPLHLDNSSSNLTFAGFHPPIDDVQGSFQPTVVSLVHGYLNSSYFGFPDPKLFPFANILTTDFPSFFCTLDNICPVNISASFRRKQPQEAAVWRVQSPKPLFRTQLKTLFRSYYSVQTAEWQAHPLYGSRPTLPRFALHDQLFYLNALEWAASSVEVMAVAAKNVALLAYNRWYQDLDKIDQKDLMHKVKTEL; translated from the exons ATGCCCCGCCGGGCAAAATCGGTGCGGGAAGGACGCG CGGTGGTTGGGGCTGGGATTGGGGGCTCTGCTGTGGCCCATTTTCTCCAGCAGCACTTTGGACCTCGGGTGCAGATCGACGTGTACGAGAAGGGAACCGTGGGTGGCCGCTTGGCCACCATCTCAGTCAACAAGCAGCACTATGAGAGCGGGGCTGCCTCCTTCCACTCCCTGAGCCTGCACATGCAGGACTTCGTCAAGCTGCTGG GGCTGAGGCACCGGCGCGAGGTGGTGGGCAGGAGCGCCATCTTCGGCGGGGAGCACTTCATGCTGGAGGAGACTGACTGGTACCTGCTGAACCTCTTCCGCCTCTGGTGGCACTATGGCATCAGCTTCCTGAGGCTGCAGATGTGGGTGGAGGAGGTCATGGAGAAGTTCATGAG CTATGGCCAGTCAGCAGCGATGCCCGCCTTTGCAG GAGCCATGTCACTAGCCGGGGCCCAAGGCAGCCTGTGGTCTGTGGAAGGAGGCAATAAGCTGGTTTGTTCCGGTTTGCTGAAGCTCACCAAGGCCAATGTGATCCATGCCACAGTGACCTCTGTGACCCTGCACAGCACAG AGGGGAAAGCCCTGTACCAGGTGGCGTATGAGAATGAGGTAGGCAACAGCTCTGACTTCTATGACATCGTGGTCATCGCCACCCCCCTGCACCTggacaacagcagcagcaacttAACCTTTGCAGGCTTCCACCCGCCCATTGATGACGTGCAGGGCTCTTTCCAGCCCACCGTCGTCTCCTTGGTCCACGGCTACCTCAACTCGTCCTACTTCGGTTTCCCAGACCCTAAGCTTTTCCCCTTTGCCAACATCCTTACCACAGATTTCCCCAGCTTCTTCTGCACTCTGGACAACATCTGCCCTGTCAACATCTCTGCCAGCTTCCGGCGAAAGCAGCCCCAGGAGGCAGCTGTTTGGCGAGTCCAGTCCCCCAAGCCCCTCTTTCGGACCCAGCTAAAGACCCTGTTCCGTTCCTATTACTCAGTGCAGACAGCTGAGTGGCAGGCCCATCCCCTCTATGGCTCCCGCCCCACGCTCCCGAGGTTTGCACTCCATGACCAGCTCTTCTACCTCAATGCCCTGGAGTGGGCGGCCAGCTCCGTGGAGGTGATGGCCGTGGCTGCCAAGAATGTGGCCTTGCTGGCTTACAACCGCTGGTACCAGGACCTAGACAAGATTGATCAAAAAGATTTGATGCACAAGGTCAAGACTGAACTGTGA